In the genome of Triticum urartu cultivar G1812 chromosome 5, Tu2.1, whole genome shotgun sequence, one region contains:
- the LOC125510121 gene encoding endoglucanase 24, whose protein sequence is MGSRTKGCCGWLIVALVLALVATAAVVAIMKRKPGGGGGGRSRPPKPLPVPGPPGDIDSKYGDALGVALQFFQVQKAGKLVDNQIPWRGDSALNDGKEAKLDLSKGLYDAGDHMKFTFPMAFTATVLAWSVLEYGDQMTAAKQLDPALDALRWVTDFLIAAHPTDNVFYIQVGDPDLDHDCWQRPETMTEKRPLTQINPKNPGSDIAAEAAAAMAAASMVFKSSDTTYSDSLLQHAQKLFTFADTYKGIASDTYPNLQKYYNSTGYVDELLWAASWLYHATGDQTYLSYVTVQNGKDYADWGRPTWFSWDDKLPGTQILLSRVNFFGSKEISNAENSGLKMYRDTAEAVICGLLPDSPSATGSRTSGGLVWISGWNSLQHGINAAFLAVVYSDYMLTSQTAAVECSGKYFSPTDIRNFAISQANYVLGDNPMKLSYLVGYGSSYPQQVHHRGASIPADAKTGCKGFEYLHSSSPNPNVATGAVVGGPFQNDSFVDLRDNAVQTESSTYNSGTFVGLLAGLVTTSSIAKTFT, encoded by the exons atgGGGTCGAGGACCAAGGGCTGCTGCGGCTGGCTGATCGTGGCGCTGGTGCTGGCGCTGGTCGCCACGGCGGCCGTGGTGGCCATCATGAAGCGCAAGCCGGGCGGGGGCGGAGGGGGCCGGAGCCGCCCGCCCAAGCCGCTCCCCGTCCCCGGCCCGCCCGGGGACATCGACTCCAAGTACGGCGACGCGCTTGGGGTCGCGCTCCAGTTCTTCCAGGTCCAGAAGG CGGGGAAGCTGGTCGACAACCAGATCCCGTGGCGAGGCGACTCTGCGCTCAACGATGGGAAAGAAGCCAAGCTGGATCTCTCCAAGGGGCTGTACGACGCCGGGGATCATATGAAGTTCACCTTCCCCATGGCGTTCACGGCGACGGTGCTCGCGTGGTCCGTGCTCGAGTACGGGGATCAGATGACCGCCGCCAAGCAGCTAGACCCAGCGCTTGACGCGCTCCGGTGGGTCACGGATTTCCTCATCGCGGCTCATCCTACTGACAACGTGTTCTACATTCAG GTTGGTGATCCTGATCTAGATCACGACTGCTGGCAAAGGCCAGAAACAATGACCGAGAAAAGGCCGCTCACACAGATTAACCCAAAGAACCCTGGGTCAGATATCGCTGCTGAGGCAGCAGCAGCCATGGCGGCAGCATCAATGGTTTTCAAATCCAGTGATACTACATATTCTGATTCACTTCTTCAACATGCCCAGAAGTTATTTACTTTTGCTGATACTTATAAAGGCATCGCCAGCGACACCTATCCAAATCTTCAGAAGTACTATAATTCTACTGGCTATGTCGATGAGCTCCTCTGGGCAGCGAGTTGGCTCTATCATGCTACAGGAGATCAGACATATCTCAGTTATGTGACTGTGCAGAACGGGAAAGATTATGCTGATTGGGGAAGGCCAACATGGTTCAGCTGGGATGACAAGCTCCCAGGGACACAG ATCCTTTTGTCAAGAGTAAATTTCTTTGGATCCAAAGAGATATCTAATGCTGAAAACAGTGGACTCAAAATGTACAGAGACACTGCTGAGGCAGTCATTTGTGGGCTTCTACCAGATTCTCCGTCAGCCACTGGTAGTAGGACTAGCG GAGGACTGGTGTGGATAAGTGGGTGGAATTCTCTGCAGCATGGCATAAATGCAGCATTCCTTGCTGTTGTTTACAGCGACTACATGCTGACATCACAAACAGCTGCGGTGGAGTGCAGTGGAAAGTATTTTAGTCCGACAGATATTCGCAATTTCGCTATATCACAG GCAAATTACGTGCTGGGTGACAACCCAATGAAGCTTAGCTACCTGGTGGGATATGGGAGCAGCTACCCGCAGCAGGTGCACCACAGGGGGGCATCCATCCCCGCGGATGCGAAAACGGGCTGCAAGGGATTCGAGTACCTCCATTCGTCCAGCCCGAACCCGAATGTCGCCACGGGAGCCGTTGTGGGCGGGCCATTTCAGAATGACTCTTTCGTGGACTTGCGCGACAATGCGGTGCAGACAGAGTCCAGCACTTACAACAGCGGCACCTTCGTCGGTCTGCTCGCGGGCCTGGTGACCACCTCGTCCATCGCCAAGACATTCACCTAG
- the LOC125507231 gene encoding uncharacterized protein LOC125507231, whose product MPTASAPRFRPRSPSLLGSAPAASVTGAMPPPRRSYRPRPASEFAVAEADALISLPTDVLDDILNRVGPRDAVRTSALSRAWRRRWEALASLDLDFDDGLKHEGAVDSILLRCPGRCQLNGANILETLPCTFINLKSLTLVTHLCELPSILSTFCLLRNAPSLESLKIQVFCDYDYGMGQKFEANGEFQNAQCTDGMCAKLQFVDMTGIHLFTNEMSFIEVILSKARLLRTLSISLNHGAELTMSNEDGLKKLLNYKKASTHAEVIFEG is encoded by the exons ATGCCGACCGCCTCCGCTCCTCGATTTCGCCCCCGCTCTCCCAGCCTCCTAGGCTCAGCTCCCGCAGCGTCGGTCACCGGAGCAatgccgccgccgcgccgctccTACAGGCCACGTCCGGCGAGTGAGTTCGCCGTGGCGGAGGCAGACGCCCTGATCTCCCTGCCGACGGACGTCCTGGACGACATCCTCAACCGCGTCGGCCCCCGCGACGCCGTCCGCACGTCGGCGCTCTCCCGCGCCTGGCGACGCCGATGGGAGGCCCTTGCATCGCTGGACCTCGACTTCGATGATGGCCTCAAGCACGAGGGGGCCGTCGACAGCATCCTCCTCCGCTGCCCCGGCCGATGTCAA TTAAATGGGGCCAATATTCTAGAAACACTTCCATGCACCTTTATCAACTTAAAGAGCTTGACATTGGTGACACACTTATGTGAACTTCCCTCCATTTTATCAACCTTTTGCTTGCTAAGGAATGCTCCAAGCCTTGAAAGCCTCAAAATACAG GTTTTTTGTGATTATGATTATGGCATGGGGCAGAAATTTGAGGCAAATGGAGAGTTTCAAAATGCACAGTGTACTGATGGCATGTGTGCCAAACTTCAGTTTGTGGATATGACTGGCATTCACTTGTTTACAAATGAAATGTCCTTCATAGAGGTTATTCTCTCTAAAGCAAGGCTTCTTCGCACATTATCCATAAGTCTTAATCATGGTGCGGAATTGACAATGTCTAATGAGGATGGACTGAAGAAGTTACTAAACTACAAAAAAGCTTCAACTCATGCCGAGGTTATATTTGAAGGTTAA
- the LOC125506296 gene encoding putative cyclin-F1-1, which produces MLLQPMNDPRQADVPAVHPVSWVMGARRENPGLKCADPYEPDVDADLRAKEREPREHPDADYMSKMQQGHLSPSMRAELVLWMDAFARHLGGLPEGTLCRAVAYLDLVLSVRPVPAQDEALQLVAAAAVSLGAKHEQSSSGRRLDAQVVEAFLGTTVHVVEEMEWELFMDLGCAMDGPIAYTFIDHFTRFFQREDEFLVRSLALRLVNLTLPFFGFVGRILPSAVAASALFLAKQIVGVPLSHDLEEVTGYKAMELMDCICALEKLLPRKNL; this is translated from the coding sequence ATGCTGCTCCAGCCGATGAACGACCCGCGACAAGCCGACGTCCCGGCCGTTCATCCTGTCTCTTGGGTCATGGGCGCCCGGCGAGAAAACCCGGGGCTCAAGTGCGCGGATCCCTACGAGCCCGACGTCGACGCGGACCTCCGGGCCAAGGAGAGGGAGCCCAGGGAGCACCCTGACGCCGACTACATGTCCAAGATGCAGCAGGGCCACCTGAGCCCGTCCATGCGCGCCGAGCTCGTGCTCTGGATGGACGCCTTCGCCCGCCACCTTGGCGGCCTCCCGGAGGGCACGCTCTGCCGCGCCGTCGCCTACCTCGACCTCGTCCTGTCCGTGCGCCCCGTGCCGGCCCAGGACGAGGCGCTCCAACTcgtggccgccgccgccgtctccctcgGCGCCAAGCACGAGCAGTCCTCCAGCGGGCGGAGGCTCGACGCCCAAGTCGTCGAGGCGTTCCTGGGGACCACCGTGCACGTGGTGGAGGAGATGGAGTGGGAGCTCTTCATGGATCTCGGCTGCGCCATGGACGGCCCGATCGCGTACACCTTCATCGACCACTTCACGAGGTTCTTCCAGCGGGAGGACGAGTTCTTGGTGAGGTCACTGGCGCTTCGGCTGGTCAACCTAACGTTGCCGTTTTTCGGGTTCGTTGGACGGATCCTGCCATCTGCCGTGGCTGCGTCGGCGCTGTTCCTCGCCAAGCAGATCGTCGGCGTGCCGTTGAGCCACGATCTGGAGGAGGTGACGGGGTACAAGGCGATGGAGTTGATGGATTGCATATGCGCCTTAGAGAAGCTGCTTCCTAGGAAAAATCTCTAA